From Pseudomonas poae, the proteins below share one genomic window:
- a CDS encoding nucleoside deaminase, translating into MTDDLQHLQRAIRLAQTNVAQGGRPFGAVLVRNGEVLVDAVNEIHLSQDPTAHAELLAIRAASQQLGARLEGCVIYASGQPCPMCLSAMYLCGVERVVFAASNAMAEPFGLSTAAIGQQVGLPVHEQRLPIQHLPDPAMTALYREWKTLHEAE; encoded by the coding sequence ATGACCGACGATCTACAGCACCTGCAACGCGCCATTCGGCTGGCCCAGACCAACGTGGCCCAGGGTGGCCGCCCGTTTGGCGCGGTGCTGGTGCGCAACGGCGAAGTGCTGGTGGACGCCGTGAATGAGATCCACCTGAGCCAGGACCCCACCGCCCACGCCGAGCTGCTGGCGATTCGCGCTGCCAGCCAACAGCTCGGCGCACGCCTGGAGGGCTGCGTGATCTACGCCAGCGGCCAGCCGTGCCCGATGTGCCTGAGCGCCATGTACCTGTGCGGCGTGGAACGGGTGGTGTTTGCCGCCAGCAACGCAATGGCCGAGCCGTTCGGGCTGTCGACGGCGGCGATTGGCCAACAGGTCGGCCTGCCCGTGCATGAACAACGCCTGCCAATCCAGCATCTGCCCGACCCAGCCATGACGGCCCTGTATCGCGAATGGAAAACCCTGCATGAAGCTGAATAA
- a CDS encoding amino acid ABC transporter ATP-binding protein — translation MSALIEFQGFNKFFGETQVLKGIDLSVQSGEVVVILGPSGCGKSTLLRCLNGLEVAHSGSLRFAGKELLDKATDWRQVRQDVGMVFQSYHLFPHMSVLDNILLGPLKVQKRDPREARAQAEKLLERVGLADKRDAFPRQLSGGQQQRIAIVRSLCMNPQVMLFDEVTAALDPEMVKEVLEVIQGLARDGMTLLIVTHEMAFARAVADRVVFMEAGRILEHNTPEAFFTNPQTARAQQFLEKFSFVSTLPKKPKELALL, via the coding sequence ATGAGCGCATTGATCGAGTTCCAGGGTTTCAATAAATTCTTCGGCGAGACGCAGGTGCTCAAGGGCATCGACCTGAGTGTGCAAAGCGGCGAAGTGGTGGTGATCCTCGGCCCCAGCGGCTGCGGCAAAAGTACCTTGCTGCGCTGCCTCAACGGCCTGGAAGTGGCCCACAGCGGCAGCCTGCGGTTTGCCGGCAAGGAGCTGCTGGACAAGGCCACCGACTGGCGCCAGGTGCGCCAGGACGTGGGTATGGTGTTCCAGAGCTACCACCTGTTCCCGCACATGAGCGTGCTCGACAACATCCTGCTCGGCCCGCTCAAAGTGCAGAAACGCGACCCGCGTGAAGCCCGCGCCCAAGCCGAAAAACTGCTGGAGCGCGTGGGCCTGGCCGACAAGCGCGACGCCTTCCCGCGTCAGCTGTCCGGCGGCCAGCAGCAACGCATCGCCATCGTCCGCTCGTTGTGCATGAACCCCCAGGTCATGCTGTTTGACGAAGTTACCGCCGCCCTTGACCCGGAAATGGTCAAGGAAGTGCTGGAAGTCATCCAGGGACTGGCCCGTGATGGCATGACCCTGCTGATCGTCACCCATGAAATGGCCTTCGCCCGCGCCGTCGCCGACCGCGTGGTGTTTATGGAGGCCGGTCGCATCCTCGAACACAACACCCCCGAGGCATTCTTTACGAACCCGCAAACCGCACGCGCGCAGCAGTTCCTGGAGAAGTTCTCCTTTGTTTCAACACTGCCCAAAAAACCTAAGGAACTCGCGCTGCTATGA
- a CDS encoding MotA/TolQ/ExbB proton channel family protein, which produces MMALASPLESIESAVIWLLVVFSVATWGFALLKGLQFGRLKAQDRKFHKQFWAASSLDSAAELAETQPGAAARVAQAGYAAIQVGDAPHAADLSQAINHQDRLERALRQQIVRERRSLETGLAVVASIGSTSPFIGLFGTVWGIMEALKGISAAGSASLETVAGPIGAALVATGVGIAVAVPAVLVYNYFLRRLKLTAADLDDFAHDFYSLAQKNSFRVLLHPALTKNAGGNPQKVKEAS; this is translated from the coding sequence ATCATGGCATTAGCATCTCCACTTGAATCCATCGAAAGCGCGGTGATCTGGCTGCTGGTGGTCTTTTCGGTCGCCACTTGGGGCTTCGCCTTGCTCAAGGGCCTGCAGTTCGGTCGCCTCAAGGCGCAGGATCGCAAGTTCCATAAACAGTTCTGGGCGGCATCGAGTCTCGACTCGGCCGCCGAGCTGGCCGAAACCCAGCCGGGCGCCGCTGCCCGTGTGGCCCAGGCCGGTTATGCCGCGATCCAGGTGGGAGATGCGCCGCATGCTGCCGACCTGAGCCAGGCGATCAACCACCAGGACCGCCTTGAACGTGCCCTGCGCCAGCAGATCGTGCGTGAACGCCGTTCCCTGGAAACCGGCCTGGCCGTGGTCGCCAGTATCGGCAGCACCTCGCCGTTTATCGGCTTGTTCGGCACCGTGTGGGGGATCATGGAAGCACTCAAGGGCATCAGCGCCGCCGGTTCCGCCAGCCTGGAAACCGTGGCCGGGCCGATTGGTGCAGCGCTGGTCGCCACCGGTGTGGGGATCGCCGTCGCGGTGCCTGCGGTGCTGGTCTACAACTATTTCCTGCGTCGCCTGAAGCTCACGGCTGCCGACCTCGACGACTTTGCCCACGACTTCTACAGCCTCGCGCAGAAGAACTCCTTCCGCGTGCTGCTGCACCCGGCCCTGACCAAAAACGCGGGCGGCAACCCGCAAAAAGTGAAGGAGGCGTCCTGA
- a CDS encoding sigma 54-interacting transcriptional regulator — protein MSHETFGQPLLTFPDAEKSPLSIRAKALVFVDPRSRQLREDLENLAPRALPVLIRGETGSGKELLARHIHRGSDRTGLFVSVNCGAISPTYADAELFGYAAGAHSGAASSRAGWFGSANGGTLYLDEIGDLPLPIQVKLLAALENHEVTRVGAHQPSPVDVRLVAATSIDLAQAVAAGKFHERLFHYLSEGQLELPALRERVGDILSLAEYFLGIYSQRLDLPVPLISDAAQQVLEHHSWPGNTRELENVIHFALLVSSGDEILPEHLNLPVAGSPLEQVRRIFASASPAERETLRSFLHEQNGIST, from the coding sequence ATGAGTCATGAAACCTTCGGCCAGCCACTGCTGACCTTCCCCGACGCCGAAAAAAGCCCGCTGAGCATCCGTGCCAAGGCCCTGGTGTTTGTCGACCCGCGTTCGCGACAGCTACGCGAAGACCTGGAAAACCTCGCCCCCCGCGCCTTGCCGGTGTTGATTCGCGGCGAGACCGGCAGCGGTAAAGAGTTGCTGGCGCGGCATATCCACCGTGGCAGCGACCGCACCGGTTTGTTTGTCTCGGTCAATTGCGGCGCCATCAGCCCAACCTACGCCGACGCCGAGCTGTTCGGCTACGCGGCCGGGGCTCACAGCGGAGCGGCCAGCAGCCGGGCCGGGTGGTTCGGCTCGGCGAATGGCGGCACTTTGTACCTGGATGAAATCGGCGACTTGCCGCTGCCGATCCAGGTCAAGCTGCTCGCCGCCCTGGAAAATCACGAAGTGACCCGCGTGGGTGCGCATCAGCCCAGCCCGGTGGACGTGCGTCTGGTGGCCGCCACCAGCATCGACCTGGCCCAGGCGGTGGCGGCGGGCAAGTTTCATGAGCGGTTGTTTCATTACCTGAGCGAAGGCCAACTGGAACTGCCGGCCTTGCGCGAGCGTGTGGGCGACATCCTGTCCCTGGCCGAGTACTTCCTCGGCATCTACAGCCAGCGCCTCGACCTGCCGGTGCCGCTGATCAGCGACGCGGCCCAACAGGTACTTGAGCACCACAGTTGGCCGGGCAATACCCGCGAACTGGAAAACGTTATTCACTTTGCCTTGCTGGTCAGCAGCGGCGACGAGATTTTGCCCGAGCATTTGAACCTGCCCGTAGCGGGCTCGCCGCTTGAGCAGGTGCGGCGGATTTTCGCGAGTGCCAGCCCCGCCGAGCGGGAAACCTTGCGCAGCTTTCTACATGAACAAAATGGAATATCAACGTGA
- a CDS encoding transporter substrate-binding domain-containing protein codes for MKKLLLPLFAVALLAGCDKKAEEPAKPTAAASYIDKIKARDKLIVGVFTDKPPFGFVNEAGRYVGFDTDIGRQFAKDLLGDENKVEFVAVEPASRIPFLQSDKVDLILANMTVTPERKEAVDFTNPNLKVAVQALVPNDSAVKSLNDLATRTTIVTTGTTADIWLTKNHPDWKLLKFEKNSESLQALSAGRGDAYAQDNLVLFSWAKQNPGYRVLEEKLGDEAPIAPAVKKGNIELRDWVNAELAKLGEEKFLLKLYDQYVRKELSDDTKPESVIVEGGKWQG; via the coding sequence ATGAAAAAGTTACTGCTGCCACTGTTTGCCGTCGCCTTACTGGCCGGCTGCGATAAAAAGGCCGAAGAGCCCGCCAAACCAACCGCCGCTGCGAGCTACATCGACAAGATCAAGGCGCGCGACAAGCTCATCGTCGGCGTATTCACCGACAAGCCGCCGTTCGGTTTTGTAAACGAAGCCGGCCGCTACGTGGGTTTTGATACCGACATCGGTCGCCAATTCGCCAAGGACCTGCTGGGCGATGAAAACAAGGTTGAGTTTGTGGCCGTCGAGCCGGCCAGCCGTATTCCGTTCCTGCAAAGCGACAAGGTCGACCTGATCCTCGCCAACATGACCGTGACCCCGGAGCGCAAGGAAGCGGTGGACTTCACCAACCCCAACCTCAAAGTCGCGGTGCAGGCCTTGGTGCCTAACGACAGCGCGGTAAAAAGCCTGAATGACCTGGCTACCCGCACCACCATCGTCACCACCGGCACCACCGCCGATATCTGGCTGACCAAGAACCATCCGGACTGGAAACTGCTCAAGTTCGAGAAAAATTCCGAGTCGCTGCAAGCGCTGTCGGCCGGTCGCGGTGATGCTTACGCGCAAGACAACCTGGTGCTGTTCAGCTGGGCCAAGCAGAACCCGGGCTACCGCGTGCTGGAAGAGAAACTCGGTGATGAAGCACCGATTGCCCCGGCGGTGAAGAAGGGCAATATCGAACTGCGTGACTGGGTGAATGCCGAGTTGGCGAAGTTGGGTGAAGAGAAGTTCCTGCTCAAGCTGTACGACCAATATGTGCGTAAAGAGCTGAGCGATGACACCAAGCCTGAGAGTGTGATTGTGGAAGGCGGGAAGTGGCAGGGCTGA
- a CDS encoding amino acid ABC transporter permease, translated as MASSGLELLWVSLPQLGKGAAQTLSISFLSIAFSTVGGVLYGVLRTLNNKLINAVLRVYLELFRAIPVLVWLYLLFFGLPIFFGLSIPSFWCAVLVLSLWGASEVGEVVRGALHSLPRGQREAGLSIGLSDPQLYGYVLLPQALKRMTPPTINVYTRIIKTSSLAVLIGVVDVIKVGQQIIERTYESVLIYGALFLFFFFICYPLSAASKVLERRWAQA; from the coding sequence ATGGCCAGTTCGGGTCTTGAGTTGCTGTGGGTGTCGTTGCCGCAATTGGGCAAAGGCGCTGCGCAAACCCTGTCGATTTCGTTTTTGAGCATTGCCTTCAGCACCGTCGGTGGCGTGTTGTATGGCGTGCTGCGCACCCTGAACAACAAGCTGATCAACGCGGTGCTGCGGGTTTACCTGGAGCTGTTCCGGGCGATCCCGGTGCTGGTGTGGTTGTACCTGCTGTTTTTCGGCCTGCCGATTTTCTTCGGCCTGAGCATTCCGAGCTTCTGGTGCGCGGTGCTGGTGCTGTCGCTGTGGGGCGCCAGCGAGGTCGGCGAAGTGGTGCGCGGTGCGCTGCATTCGCTGCCGCGTGGGCAGCGTGAAGCGGGGTTGTCGATTGGCCTGTCGGACCCACAGCTGTACGGCTACGTGTTGCTGCCCCAGGCCCTCAAACGCATGACGCCGCCGACCATCAACGTCTATACGCGCATCATCAAGACCAGCTCCCTGGCCGTGCTGATCGGCGTGGTGGATGTGATCAAGGTTGGCCAGCAAATCATCGAGCGCACCTATGAGTCGGTATTGATCTACGGCGCGCTGTTCCTGTTTTTCTTCTTTATCTGCTACCCGTTGTCGGCCGCCTCCAAGGTGCTGGAACGGCGCTGGGCCCAAGCATGA
- a CDS encoding energy transducer TonB, which yields MGKVQTAASAHEAQWRQAPSGELVDLGRPHRAPLGQLRTQKTPKRFSSRREGILLGLLVLALHGAVIYWVSQKPTPVLPIVPPEIPPMTIEFSQPAPPVVEPPPPVQPPPPPPVVEPPPPVVDELAAKPAPKKIPKPKPVPKPEPKPAPKPVEQPPAPPTPAPPAPAPVAPPAPAPVTPASANAAYLKNPAPEYPSLAQRRGWEGTVLLRVHVLASGKPGEIQIQKSSGRQQLDDAALTAVKRWSFVPAKQGDVAQDGWVSVPIDFKIH from the coding sequence ATGGGCAAAGTCCAGACCGCCGCCAGTGCACACGAGGCGCAATGGCGCCAGGCACCGAGTGGTGAGTTGGTCGACCTTGGCCGGCCGCACCGCGCGCCGTTGGGGCAGTTGCGCACGCAGAAAACCCCGAAGCGCTTTTCGAGCCGACGCGAAGGGATTTTGCTCGGGCTGCTGGTGTTGGCCCTGCACGGCGCGGTGATTTATTGGGTAAGCCAGAAGCCCACCCCGGTGCTGCCGATTGTGCCGCCGGAAATCCCGCCGATGACCATCGAATTCTCACAACCGGCACCGCCGGTGGTGGAACCGCCTCCGCCTGTGCAGCCACCGCCGCCACCACCGGTGGTCGAGCCACCGCCGCCGGTGGTGGATGAGTTGGCCGCCAAGCCTGCGCCGAAAAAAATTCCGAAACCCAAGCCGGTGCCAAAGCCTGAGCCCAAGCCCGCACCCAAACCGGTCGAGCAACCGCCTGCGCCACCGACACCGGCTCCGCCAGCGCCAGCGCCCGTTGCGCCGCCGGCCCCGGCGCCGGTAACACCGGCTTCCGCCAACGCCGCGTACTTGAAGAACCCGGCGCCGGAATACCCGTCACTGGCTCAGCGTCGCGGTTGGGAAGGCACGGTGTTGTTGCGGGTGCATGTACTGGCCAGCGGCAAGCCGGGTGAGATCCAGATCCAGAAAAGCAGCGGTCGCCAGCAACTCGACGACGCCGCACTGACCGCCGTGAAGCGTTGGAGCTTCGTGCCGGCCAAGCAGGGCGATGTGGCCCAGGACGGCTGGGTCAGCGTACCGATTGATTTCAAGATTCACTAA
- a CDS encoding alpha/beta hydrolase, whose product MHSESIRYLIVPGWQGSPEDHWQSHWQNSLPNSARVEQADWLTPRREDWVAALAEAIAADSTPVILIAHSLGCITVAHWAATAPLHFLRQVRGALLVAPADVERPACAPALRNFAPIPTDLLPFPSQVVSSDNDSAVSAPRALELARNWGAEAGILSGAGHINVKSGHQRWEQGFAYLYRLQSRLEHHARRTA is encoded by the coding sequence ATGCACAGCGAGTCGATTCGTTACCTGATCGTGCCGGGCTGGCAAGGATCGCCAGAAGATCATTGGCAAAGTCACTGGCAGAACAGCCTGCCCAACAGTGCGCGTGTGGAGCAGGCCGACTGGCTGACGCCACGCCGTGAAGACTGGGTAGCCGCGCTCGCCGAGGCGATCGCCGCCGACAGCACGCCGGTGATTCTCATCGCCCACAGCCTGGGCTGCATCACCGTTGCGCACTGGGCAGCCACAGCGCCGTTGCATTTTCTGCGGCAGGTCCGCGGCGCGTTGCTGGTGGCTCCGGCCGATGTCGAACGTCCCGCTTGCGCTCCGGCCTTGCGTAATTTCGCGCCTATTCCAACCGACCTGCTGCCGTTCCCCAGCCAAGTGGTCAGCTCCGACAACGACAGTGCCGTCAGCGCCCCTCGTGCGCTGGAGCTGGCGCGTAACTGGGGCGCCGAAGCCGGCATCCTGTCGGGCGCTGGCCATATCAATGTGAAGTCCGGTCACCAGCGCTGGGAACAGGGCTTTGCGTACCTCTATCGCCTGCAAAGCCGCCTTGAGCATCACGCACGGCGTACTGCCTGA
- a CDS encoding CynX/NimT family MFS transporter, which translates to MKLNKSLAGWGLLVVLGLNLRPILSSISPLLGEIRLATGLSFQSSALLTSLPVVCMGLVALVGVRVEAQLGERRGIALGLMMVLLACLARWLMGQASALLVTALLGGAGVALIQALVPAMIKREFHHRVPVAMGVYSASLMAGGGLAALLSPVVATHFQQWQAGLGVWLLPALAALLLWAWLPLGAAKNPQRVPAFQGLRNRRAWLLAVYFGLVNCGYMSMVAWLPAYYQQLGWGVLPSGSLLAFMTIFQVIAALLMPVLAQRGIDRRPLLGIALLAQTVGYLGLILAPQGYPHLWVALCGFGLGACFALSLLLTLDHHRDPRQAGQLAAFVQGVGFLINALSPWLTGWLRELTGSFISAWVVLTVTVVAMLVVTRVFSPATYRTAPAL; encoded by the coding sequence ATGAAGCTGAATAAATCCCTCGCCGGCTGGGGCCTGCTGGTGGTCCTGGGCTTGAACCTGCGGCCGATCCTCAGCTCGATCAGCCCGTTGCTCGGCGAGATTCGCCTGGCCACCGGTTTGAGTTTCCAGAGCAGCGCCCTGCTGACCAGCCTGCCCGTGGTGTGCATGGGCCTGGTGGCGTTGGTGGGGGTGCGTGTGGAGGCGCAGTTGGGGGAACGGCGCGGCATTGCCCTGGGCTTGATGATGGTTTTGCTGGCGTGCCTGGCGCGCTGGCTGATGGGCCAGGCGTCGGCGCTGCTGGTCACGGCATTGCTTGGCGGTGCCGGGGTGGCGCTGATCCAGGCCTTGGTGCCGGCGATGATCAAGCGCGAGTTTCATCACCGCGTGCCGGTGGCGATGGGCGTGTATTCGGCCTCACTGATGGCCGGTGGCGGGCTGGCGGCGCTGCTCAGCCCGGTGGTGGCCACGCACTTCCAGCAATGGCAGGCGGGGTTGGGCGTGTGGCTGCTGCCGGCGCTGGCGGCGTTGCTGTTGTGGGCCTGGCTGCCGCTGGGTGCGGCGAAAAACCCACAGCGGGTGCCTGCGTTCCAGGGTTTGCGCAACCGCCGGGCCTGGCTGCTGGCGGTGTATTTCGGCCTGGTGAACTGCGGCTACATGAGCATGGTGGCGTGGCTGCCGGCCTACTATCAGCAATTGGGCTGGGGCGTGCTGCCCAGCGGTTCGTTGCTGGCATTCATGACTATCTTCCAGGTGATCGCCGCGCTGTTGATGCCGGTGCTGGCACAACGCGGGATCGACCGTCGGCCACTGCTGGGCATCGCCCTGCTGGCTCAGACGGTGGGTTACCTGGGTTTGATCCTCGCGCCGCAGGGCTATCCCCACCTGTGGGTGGCCTTGTGCGGCTTCGGCCTGGGCGCGTGTTTCGCGCTGAGCCTGCTGCTGACCCTCGACCACCATCGCGACCCTCGCCAGGCCGGGCAACTGGCGGCCTTTGTGCAGGGCGTGGGCTTTTTGATCAACGCCCTATCGCCGTGGCTGACCGGCTGGCTGCGCGAGCTGACCGGCAGCTTCATCAGCGCCTGGGTGGTGCTGACGGTGACCGTGGTGGCGATGCTGGTGGTGACCCGCGTGTTCAGCCCTGCCACCTATCGCACGGCGCCCGCTCTATAG
- a CDS encoding MetQ/NlpA family ABC transporter substrate-binding protein codes for MKKVLLFTALAAALTASFAQANEKLVVAATPIPHAEILELVKPTLAKEGVDLEIKVFTDYVQPNVQVAEKRLDANYFQTLPYLKNFNEGKGTNLVTVVGVHVEPFGGYSSKIKKIEDLKDGATVAIPNEGSNSGRALLLLQKNGLITLKDPTNALATPKDIKDNPKNLKFKELESALLPRVLKEVDLDLINTNYALEAGLNPAKDALIIEDAKSPYVNFLVARPDNKDSAAIQKLAKALTSPEVKAFIEKKYNGAVVPAF; via the coding sequence ATGAAAAAGGTTCTGTTGTTTACCGCACTGGCGGCTGCCCTGACTGCAAGCTTCGCCCAGGCCAACGAGAAACTGGTGGTTGCCGCCACCCCGATCCCGCACGCCGAGATTCTTGAACTGGTCAAACCGACCCTGGCCAAAGAAGGCGTGGACCTGGAAATCAAAGTGTTCACCGACTACGTACAGCCAAACGTACAAGTCGCCGAGAAGCGTCTGGACGCCAACTATTTCCAGACCCTGCCGTACCTGAAAAATTTCAACGAAGGTAAGGGCACCAACCTGGTCACCGTGGTTGGCGTGCACGTTGAACCCTTCGGCGGTTACTCGAGCAAGATCAAGAAGATTGAAGATCTGAAAGACGGCGCCACCGTGGCTATCCCGAACGAAGGCTCCAACAGTGGCCGCGCGCTGCTGCTGCTGCAAAAGAACGGTCTGATCACGTTGAAAGACCCAACCAACGCCCTGGCCACACCGAAAGACATCAAAGACAACCCGAAAAACCTCAAATTCAAGGAGCTGGAATCGGCCTTGCTGCCACGCGTTTTGAAAGAGGTTGACCTGGACCTGATCAACACCAACTACGCCCTGGAAGCCGGCCTGAACCCAGCCAAAGACGCGCTGATCATCGAAGACGCCAAGTCGCCGTACGTGAACTTCCTGGTGGCTCGCCCGGACAACAAGGACAGCGCCGCAATCCAGAAACTGGCCAAAGCCCTGACCAGCCCGGAAGTCAAAGCCTTCATCGAGAAGAAGTACAACGGCGCGGTAGTGCCTGCGTTCTGA
- a CDS encoding LysR family transcriptional regulator, whose protein sequence is MFDPVLLRSFVAVVDCGNFTRAAERLHLTQSTVSQQIRRLEDAVTCQLLDRDQRRVVPTAEGERLLAYARRILALHEEAADVLINQQSDGVLRLGVPEDFAAERLMPLLSAFVQAFPRVRLEVTSGLGPELQRQYRGGEFDVLLVKQMGDSADCLASWPEPLCWVDSRSTPSLARDPLPLVAFPVGGLYRNEMLQHLEVAGWRWRIGYSSASLASVCSAVAAGLGISLLPRRVVQAGHVVLGVDSGLPAVQGVRLALYGRSGLGAAGQSLQRQLLDLCANSPA, encoded by the coding sequence ATGTTCGACCCCGTGTTATTGCGCAGTTTCGTCGCCGTGGTGGATTGCGGCAATTTCACCCGCGCCGCCGAGCGACTGCACTTGACCCAGTCCACCGTGAGCCAGCAGATCCGCCGCCTCGAAGACGCGGTAACGTGCCAGTTGCTGGACCGCGACCAGCGCCGCGTGGTGCCCACCGCCGAGGGCGAAAGGCTGCTGGCCTATGCGCGACGCATCCTCGCGCTGCATGAAGAAGCGGCCGATGTGTTGATCAACCAGCAAAGTGACGGTGTGCTGCGCCTTGGCGTACCCGAAGACTTTGCCGCCGAGCGCCTGATGCCGTTGCTCTCGGCGTTTGTGCAGGCATTCCCACGGGTGCGCCTGGAGGTCACCAGCGGCCTGGGCCCCGAGTTGCAGCGCCAGTATCGCGGCGGTGAGTTCGATGTATTGCTGGTCAAGCAGATGGGCGACAGCGCCGACTGCCTGGCGTCGTGGCCGGAGCCGTTGTGCTGGGTCGACAGCCGCAGCACGCCCTCCCTGGCGCGCGACCCGTTGCCCTTGGTGGCCTTTCCGGTCGGCGGCCTGTACCGCAATGAAATGCTGCAGCACCTGGAAGTGGCCGGTTGGCGGTGGCGCATCGGCTATTCCAGCGCAAGCCTGGCCAGTGTGTGTTCGGCGGTGGCGGCGGGGCTGGGTATCAGTTTGTTGCCGCGCCGGGTGGTGCAGGCCGGGCATGTGGTGCTCGGCGTCGACAGCGGTTTGCCAGCGGTGCAGGGCGTGCGACTGGCGTTGTATGGCCGCAGTGGCCTGGGGGCGGCGGGGCAGAGTTTGCAGCGCCAATTGCTCGATTTGTGCGCAAACAGCCCTGCCTGA
- a CDS encoding amino acid ABC transporter permease yields the protein MTFDFAFILSTLPAFLKAVGVTLQVGLIAIATSLLVALINAALLVFRTPYLSRLVALYVELARNTPLLIQLFFVYFALPALGFNISGFWAAIITMTFLGGAYLTEVLRAGVEAVPLAQIESGKSIGLSDWQLLRHVILPQAGILSLPALFANFIFLLKETTVVSAVAVPEILYTTKSYIALYYKTYEMLAVLTLICVLLFLPLSLLLSRLERRLQHGQFGS from the coding sequence ATGACCTTCGATTTCGCTTTTATCCTCAGTACCCTGCCGGCGTTTCTCAAGGCCGTGGGGGTGACGCTGCAAGTGGGCCTGATCGCCATTGCCACGTCCTTGCTGGTGGCGCTGATCAACGCGGCGCTGCTGGTGTTTCGCACGCCCTACCTGTCGCGCCTGGTGGCGTTGTATGTGGAGCTGGCGCGTAACACGCCGCTGCTGATCCAACTGTTTTTCGTGTACTTCGCACTGCCGGCCCTGGGTTTCAATATCTCCGGGTTCTGGGCCGCGATCATTACCATGACCTTCCTCGGCGGCGCCTACCTCACCGAAGTGCTGCGCGCCGGTGTGGAAGCGGTACCGCTGGCGCAGATCGAATCCGGCAAGTCCATCGGCCTGTCCGACTGGCAACTGCTGCGCCATGTGATCCTGCCCCAGGCCGGTATCCTCAGCCTGCCGGCACTGTTCGCCAATTTCATCTTCCTGCTCAAGGAGACCACCGTGGTCTCTGCGGTGGCGGTGCCGGAGATTCTCTACACCACCAAGAGCTACATCGCGCTCTACTACAAAACCTACGAAATGCTCGCCGTGCTGACGCTGATTTGCGTGCTGTTGTTCTTGCCGCTGTCGCTGCTGCTCAGCCGCCTGGAAAGGAGGCTCCAGCATGGCCAGTTCGGGTCTTGA
- a CDS encoding biopolymer transporter ExbD, whose amino-acid sequence MAFSTQDSDEVLSEINVTPLVDVMLVLLVVFIVTAPLLTNAIPINLPKTEAVAPVEQKDPLVVSIDGAGKLFINKDEIQPDLLEFNLQAAKAKDPDVRVQLQADDGVNYGEVARAMASIERAGITKLSVITAR is encoded by the coding sequence ATGGCCTTCTCCACGCAAGACAGTGATGAGGTGCTGAGCGAGATCAACGTCACGCCGCTGGTGGACGTGATGCTGGTGCTGCTGGTGGTGTTTATCGTCACCGCGCCGCTTCTGACCAACGCGATCCCGATCAACCTGCCCAAGACCGAGGCCGTGGCCCCGGTGGAGCAGAAAGACCCGCTGGTGGTGAGCATCGACGGCGCCGGCAAACTGTTTATCAACAAGGACGAAATCCAGCCGGACCTGCTGGAATTCAACCTGCAGGCGGCCAAGGCCAAGGACCCCGATGTGCGGGTGCAACTGCAGGCTGACGATGGAGTGAATTACGGCGAAGTGGCGCGAGCCATGGCGTCTATCGAACGCGCGGGGATTACCAAGCTGTCGGTGATTACTGCACGTTAA